In Coregonus clupeaformis isolate EN_2021a chromosome 7, ASM2061545v1, whole genome shotgun sequence, one genomic interval encodes:
- the LOC121569731 gene encoding parvalbumin-7 has product MAMNSILNAADIKKALDAFAAADSFDHKKFFEMVGLKAKSADDVKKAFLVLDADASGFIEEEELKFVLKGFASDGRDLTDKETKAFLNEADKDGDGMIGIDEFVALVHE; this is encoded by the exons ATggcgatgaacagcattctcaacgCTGCCGATATCAAGAAAGCCCTAGACGCATTCGCAG CGGCTGACTCGTTTGACCATAAGAAGTTCTTTGAGATGGTGGGTCTGAAGGCCAAGTCAGCTGATGATGTGAAGAAAGCCTTCCTGGTGCTGGACGCTGACGCCAGCGGGTTCATAGAGGAGGAGGAGCTCAa GTTCGTACTGAAGGGATTCGCCTCAGACGGCAGGGACCTGACCGATAAAGAAACCAAAGCATTCTTAAACGAAGCCGACAAGGACGGGGACGGCATGATCGGCATCGACG AGTTTGTTGCCCTGGTGCACGAGTAA
- the LOC121569730 gene encoding brain-specific angiogenesis inhibitor 1-associated protein 2-like protein 2, with product MSGQNSDQLHRSTLGIYASLMDQFNPSLQKLVSLGNSYMHAFQALAVTSDAYFSTLAKIGEQAFHTMSSRSIGDVLIQISENQRRLTTELEGVFRWFHTEVLQEMDNNVKLDKDYIAGSRRRYEMEIRNKATSLERQPWRGPHQDEYIQFLRESQREALMEEERRYRFLAEKHCGLTQSIIYLMNKTGAGGGLQQKADGWRDQVNATRGLGSRNPSRLGQDNTSRMREEDRGSQWSGKEEQPLGRVPSRGPSPQNIRSRSSSFGESLGLGGGGRLMRALVSHPANSNSPTLLPFSRGEVVSVLVQEPRNGWLYGRAENSSRQGWFPAAFVGPLEEAPRSTGSSSSTLRSAHSMDNLLDQSGGMSNGRPPPPPPPPPNRQTEMRPITPSMERRVESHSDNKRGERHGGPGPNLFPKGTNPFATVKLKPTSTDDRSAPRLRR from the exons ATGTCTGGACAAAACAGCGACCAGTTGCATCGCTCTACTTTGGGCATATATGCG aGCCTGATGGATCAGTTCAACCCAAGTCTACAGAAGCTAGTGTCTTTGGGAAACAGCTACATGCATGCTTTCCAAG cccTTGCTGTAACCAGTGATGCTTACTTCAGCACCCTTGCTAAGATAGGGGAGCAGGCCTTCCACACCATGTCGTCTCGTTCTATTG GAGATGTCCTGATTCAGATTTCAGAGAACCAGAGGCGACTCACCACTGAACTGGAAGGAGTA TTCCGCTGGTTCCACACTGAGGTGCTGCAGGAGATGGACAACAATGTCAAACTGGATAAGGACTACATAGCA GGCAGCAGGAGGCGATATGAGATGGAGATAAGGAACAAGGCCacatctttggagagacagcCGTGGAGAGGGCCTCACCAG GATGAGTACATTCAATTCCTGAGGGAGAGTCAGCGCGAGGCtctgatggaggaggagaggagataccgTTTCCTGGCTGAGAAACACTGTGGTCTCACTCAGTCCATCATTTATCTCATGAACAAG ACAGGGGCAGGGGGAGGCCTACAGCAGAAAGCTGATGGATGGAGGGACCAGGTCAACGCCACCAGAGGACTTGGATCCCGGAATCCCTCTCGACTGGGCCAGGACAACACGTCCAGAatgagggaggaggacagggggagccAATGGTCAGGCAaagaggagcagcctctgggaaGAGTGCCCTCTAGAG gCCCCTCACCCCAGAACATCCGTTCCCGCTCCAGCTCATTTGGGGAGTCCCTAGGtctgggtggaggagggagactTATGAGAGCTCTGGTGTCCCACCCTGCTAACTCCAACAGCCCCACCCTGCTGCCCTTCTCCCGGGGGGAGGTGGTGAGTGTGCTGGTGCAGGAGCCCCGAAACGGCTGGCTCTACGGCCGGGCAGAGAACAGCTCACG TCAGGGTTGGTTCCCAGCTGCCTTTGTGGGGCCACTGGAGGAGGCCCCTAGATCAACTGGCTCCAG TAGCTCCACTCTTAGGAGCGCCCACAGTATGGACAACCTGCTGGACCAATCAGGAGGCATGAGCAACGGCAGACCCCCGCCCCCGCCCCCGCCTCCacccaatagacagacagagatgcGTCCAATCACACCCAGCATGGAGAGAAGGGTGGAGTCTCACTCTGACAACAAG AGAGGAGAGCGCCATGGTGGACCTGGGCCAAACCTCTTCCCAAA GGGCACGAACCCTTTCGCCACTGTCAAGCTGAAGCCCACGTCCACCGATGACAGATCTGCTCCACGACTCCGTCGGTGA